Proteins from a genomic interval of uncultured Methanocorpusculum sp.:
- a CDS encoding biotin--[acetyl-CoA-carboxylase] ligase translates to MTNVIFDLLHILDEAGIGQPVAGNVISERLGISRTAVWKYVNLLREVGYVIDASAKTGYTLRKRTWLLLPYEVKRHLKTKVIGQEMHHFEQVPSTNALARQMMHEVGDEVQPGTVLIAEQQTGGLGRMNSVWMSPEGGIWATIVVMPKLHVDQTFLIMMAASISLARAIRHEFELSALIQWPNDVFIGDKKVAGTTLELAADEDIIKYCLVGIGVDVNVCVEKVMPNLSKIVTSLSDELGHDVDRAQLFSVFLKEFERRYQMILKGETEPLFREWRSLSRTLHRRVRVRTIRESFEGEALDVDERGALIIHKDNGEVERVIAGDCYLI, encoded by the coding sequence ATGACAAACGTAATATTCGATCTTCTGCATATTCTGGACGAAGCCGGAATCGGCCAGCCGGTTGCCGGAAACGTTATCAGTGAACGCCTGGGCATATCCCGGACTGCCGTCTGGAAGTATGTCAATCTTTTGCGTGAGGTCGGATATGTTATTGATGCCTCGGCAAAAACCGGATACACACTTCGGAAACGTACGTGGTTATTACTCCCGTATGAGGTCAAACGGCATCTCAAAACCAAGGTCATCGGTCAGGAGATGCACCACTTCGAGCAGGTTCCCTCAACGAACGCACTTGCCCGGCAGATGATGCATGAGGTCGGAGACGAAGTTCAGCCGGGAACTGTTCTTATTGCCGAGCAGCAGACCGGCGGTCTTGGCCGAATGAACAGTGTATGGATGTCGCCCGAAGGAGGTATATGGGCGACGATCGTGGTGATGCCAAAACTCCATGTTGATCAGACCTTCCTGATCATGATGGCCGCCTCGATCTCGCTCGCCCGGGCTATCAGACATGAGTTCGAGCTTTCGGCTTTGATCCAGTGGCCGAACGATGTTTTTATCGGCGATAAAAAAGTTGCCGGGACGACGCTTGAACTTGCCGCGGACGAGGATATCATCAAATACTGTCTGGTCGGGATCGGTGTGGACGTGAACGTCTGCGTTGAAAAAGTTATGCCGAACCTTTCCAAGATCGTCACGTCTCTCTCGGACGAACTCGGCCACGATGTGGATCGTGCCCAGCTCTTTTCCGTGTTTCTTAAGGAGTTCGAACGCCGGTATCAGATGATTCTGAAAGGCGAAACCGAGCCGCTCTTCCGGGAATGGAGAAGTCTTTCCCGAACTCTTCACCGGAGGGTTCGCGTTCGGACGATCCGTGAGAGCTTCGAAGGCGAGGCACTCGATGTCGATGAGCGTGGGGCATTGATCATCCACAAAGATAATGGCGAGGTCGAACGCGTGATAGCGGGCGACTGCTATCTTATCTGA
- a CDS encoding biotin transporter BioY, with the protein MYGNEKRSSLIIYSAVFVALITVGGWISVPFVVPFTLQTMFVLLAASVMKKYAVIPTALYVLFGTPGLPIFHNGTAGIGILLGPTGGFLIGFILMAFIAGMFFSKKTLSADITGLLLATLVCYIFGAGWFMISSGASLLAALIACVVPFIIGDIIKITAVELITLRLRKSERFVFD; encoded by the coding sequence ATGTACGGTAACGAAAAACGTTCGAGTCTGATCATTTATTCAGCGGTGTTTGTGGCACTGATCACGGTAGGCGGCTGGATATCCGTCCCGTTTGTCGTTCCGTTCACGCTTCAAACGATGTTTGTTCTGCTGGCGGCATCGGTGATGAAAAAATATGCGGTGATTCCAACAGCGCTGTATGTGTTGTTCGGCACGCCCGGTCTGCCGATTTTCCACAACGGGACTGCAGGAATCGGGATTCTGCTTGGTCCGACCGGCGGGTTTTTGATCGGTTTTATTCTGATGGCGTTCATTGCAGGCATGTTCTTTTCGAAAAAGACCTTGTCTGCCGATATAACCGGGCTTCTTCTCGCAACGCTTGTCTGTTATATCTTTGGTGCCGGATGGTTCATGATCTCGTCGGGAGCTTCGCTTTTGGCGGCCCTGATTGCCTGTGTGGTCCCGTTTATTATCGGCGACATCATCAAAATCACTGCGGTCGAGCTGATAACGCTTCGTCTTCGAAAAAGCGAGAGGTTCGTGTTTGATTGA
- a CDS encoding ABC transporter ATP-binding protein: MIEITDLRHGVLRIPALSIPHGLTVVSGKNGAGKTTLLKICSGITLPDSGSVSIDSLSPRLQNVGYVSEFPDRHLLFPTVFEEIASSLRFARMPPAAIEEKVLQTAEDAGITHLLDRECRTLSGGEKMLVGITVAVVHDPILLVLDEPDSHLDSETVEDLCSFISSRNISYVMWSSHSSSLRQKADFEVRLRKSFSLRSGSVQGHSLLRPTISFPKGFI, encoded by the coding sequence TTGATTGAAATAACCGATCTCCGTCACGGGGTTTTGCGCATCCCCGCTCTTTCGATTCCGCATGGACTTACGGTGGTCTCCGGCAAAAACGGCGCCGGTAAGACCACGCTCCTGAAGATATGTTCGGGGATCACTCTACCGGATTCCGGTTCGGTCAGTATAGACAGCCTTTCTCCCCGCTTGCAGAATGTTGGGTACGTGAGCGAGTTTCCCGACCGTCATCTGCTGTTTCCTACTGTCTTCGAAGAAATCGCTTCTTCCCTCCGGTTTGCTAGAATGCCGCCCGCTGCAATCGAGGAAAAAGTTTTGCAAACCGCCGAGGATGCAGGCATAACCCATCTTCTTGATCGGGAATGCCGGACGCTTTCCGGCGGGGAGAAGATGCTCGTCGGGATAACGGTGGCGGTCGTTCATGATCCGATCCTTCTGGTTCTCGACGAGCCGGATTCCCATCTGGACTCTGAGACCGTCGAAGATCTTTGCTCGTTTATTTCTTCGAGGAATATTTCGTATGTGATGTGGAGTTCGCACTCCTCTTCCCTTAGACAAAAAGCGGATTTCGAGGTGAGGTTGCGAAAATCATTCTCTCTTCGGTCCGGCTCCGTGCAGGGACATTCACTTTTGCGGCCGACGATTTCTTTTCCGAAGGGGTTCATATGA